In Malus sylvestris chromosome 15, drMalSylv7.2, whole genome shotgun sequence, a single genomic region encodes these proteins:
- the LOC126605510 gene encoding mitogen-activated protein kinase kinase kinase 20-like translates to MEWIRGKEIGRGSFATIYTAKSTSPSSHLPPLVALKASESGYSDSLKNEKQVLDQIGSCPQIIRCFGADHSVENGEKFYNLVLEYASGGTLADELKRNGGRLPEFDVQRHTKSVLRGLEFIHAKGFVHCDLKLQNVLVFADGAAKIADFGLAKKAGESDNKVEVRGTPLYMAPESVNDNEYESCSDVWALGCLVAEMASGKPVWDHNPGVNMFKLLMTIGGDELPQIPEELSEDGKDFVSKCFVKDPRQRWTAEMLLEHAFVSGDDHTVLSEEKAQLSASPRGPFDFPDWVSVASSEISPQFVEWSGKNLDSEFDWSSRKSFVPAADRLRQLATEEKPNWSFSEDWVTIM, encoded by the coding sequence ATGGAGTGGATTCGCGGTAAAGAAATCGGCCGGGGAAGCTTCGCCACCATCTACACAGCAAAATCCACCAGCCCATCTTCTCATCTTCCGCCGCTGGTGGCCCTGAAGGCGTCTGAATCCGGCTACTCTGATTCGCTCAAGAACGAGAAGCAAGTCCTCGACCAAATCGGCTCCTGCCCACAAATCATCCGCTGCTTCGGCGCCGATCACTCCGTCGAGAACGGCGAGAAATTCTACAACTTGGTTCTGGAGTACGCCAGCGGCGGCACTCTGGCGGATGAGCTCAAAAGAAACGGCGGACGCTTGCCGGAATTTGATGTTCAACGCCACACAAAGTCGGTGCTCAGAGGCCTTGAATTCATCCACGCAAAAGGGTTCGTCCACTGCGACTTGAAGCTTCAGAATGTCCTGGTTTTCGCCGACGGCGCGGCGAAAATTGCCGACTTCGGGCTGGCGAAGAAAGCAGGGGAATCGGATAACAAGGTCGAAGTCAGGGGAACGCCACTGTACATGGCGCCGGAATCTGTTAACGACAATGAATACGAGTCCTGCTCCGACGTCTGGGCTCTCGGGTGTTTGGTGGCGGAGATGGCGAGCGGGAAACCGGTGTGGGATCACAACCCCGGCGTGAACATGTTCAAGCTTCTGATGACGATTGGAGGCGACGAGTTGCCGCAAATCCCAGAGGAGTTGAGTGAAGACGGCAAAGATTTTGTTTCCAAGTGTTTTGTGAAGGATCCCAGACAGAGATGGACGGCTGAGATGCTTCTTGAGCACGCGTTTGTTTCCGGCGACGATCACACTGTTCTATCGGAGGAGAAGGCGCAGCTGTCGGCGTCTCCGAGAGGCCCATTCGATTTTCCGGATTGGGTTTCGGTGGCTAGTTCAGAAATTTCTCCACAATTTGTGGAATGGTCTGGGAAAAATTTGGACTCCGAGTTCGATTGGTCGTCGAGAAAGAGTTTCGTTCCGGCGGCGGATCGGTTGCGGCAGTTGGCGACGGAGGAGAAACCCAATTGGTCGTTCTCTGAAGATTGGGTAACAATTATGTGA